ATGATTCTCAAGGCAGGAGTAttttggaggaactggaggctGACGGTGTGAATACTTCTTTTCTTGTGGTTAGCTCCAACTCCTGCACCGATATGGCATTATAATTATCTTGACAATTAAGATTGAATTTATGCAGTCATGCTTTACTTTACCGTTTGAAATGTTGCCTCTCAAGTTTTAGTCGTAGttcttttttttggttttttgtgACAAGAAGACCGTTATGCATGTATTGGGATGGAAGATCCAAAGTCATTGTTGACTTGTATTGTTTTTATAGGATCTTTATACCATTAAAAGAGAATTGTTACTTCTTCAAACATATCATTTAATTGTacgtgtttttaattttttgttccTCTGCTACCATTTTGTTGTTCTAGGCTGCTTAGAATTTTGTATTGAAATATCTGAAATGAGGTTGTCTTCCTGTATGGGTAGAAACGGATGGGATGATTCAATTAGTTTTTGCTATATTCATGACCAAAGGCATCCTAACCTAAACATTTTTGTGGCATCTCTTCCTCTGTTCTATTCAACCATGGTGTTATCTTGTTGATTGCCAAGAGTGCAATATCTGCAGGGTttgccttttattttttatgtattctTTTCTCTTTTGCGATTTCAAAAGTTGCACATTTGTGTTCTATTAAACTTCCAGTAGAACTGCTTTTGTTTTTTCAGAATAATATACTCAATCTCTACTGGCAGTTTTGTATGACTGGCAGCATGTATATCTGACGTCTTCTATTTTTTCTTGTGCTGTTTTGTTTGTAGGTTTCCAAGGATGGTAATTCACCATTTACCTATATTATTGTTGACAGCCAAACGTGAGGTTCTTTACTTGAATACTttggtctctctctctctctctctctctgtctgtgtgtgtgtgtgggtATGTTTGTGTCTGTGGTGTCTATTGTTATTTTACAGTTTAGGAGCTCAAAATATTGCTTCCCTCTGTAAAAAATAATGACGGGATTTCTGGAAGGTTGATTGCATCAAAATTCGAGGTTTTCTTAACTTACAGAATTGTAGTGGGGGATTTATCTTGGTAATACACATCACCTTTTTACGGAGATTCCTGTGATGTTTCTCCAGTGGCTGAGCATAGTGTCATTTATGAGGAATTGGTCTCTGCACTCTAGACTCTAGAGGTGTACTTGGTCACGATATAACATACCATTTTTGTTTATTGCCAACTGTTTTTGGCAACTTATCCCAGAGTTTCAGTGATGCACTCGGAATACTGTTGTTTTGCTATGAGTGACAGTGTTATGGTTCCAGATTAGGCATTAAGAACGTTGGCTGGCTGAAGAGAGCGTCCCCTTGTCCGTATTTTGACACTGATAATGCATTATGATTTAATCATTTTATGGAATATATAGGAATATATGCTTGACTTTAGAATGAATGGTTTTGAAAGGTTATTTTGAAAGTTGTTTTGCTTGTGATGATTATTGTATGAGATATTTTCAGGAAAACTCGTACTTGTATCCATACTCCAGGATATCCTCCCACGGTAGTGCATGATTTATCACAATCAAGCTTATTATCTGCATTGGATGGAGTAAGGATTGTCTATTCTGATGGAAGATTGCCTGAAGTTGCTTTAGTCGTTGCACAAGAGGTAACAGTTATCATTTTGTTGTTCCATTACTGAATTCCTATTCACTTGTAAGTTTATATGTTATCTTTTTAACAGTGTTCTATTAGGACTTTGATTATTATGGATGGAATTCCTCTTATTTAATTAGTATTATTGTCTCATTTTTTACATCATGTGGATGCCTATTATTTTCTCCTTTCCAATTTGTGTGCATGCAGGCAACACCTGCATCCTGCCAATTGTTCCTTAGATCTCAGGAACATCATTGCATTTAGCAATTTCATTTGCTTAACATATGTATCTTTATGTGGGTTTGAATTTAACATTCAAACATGCAGGTAGTAGCCTCCTAGAATCTTCTAATTGGCCAAAGCAATCAAGCATATGCCTAAAATTTTCAGTCATTCTCTAATCTTAGGGTTTTATGTTAGCCATTAGAATCATAGTTGTTTAAATCACAATACTGTTGCAATATACATGTGAAATTTTCCATTCTTGCTTATATTCCTCCattcttatttattaatatttatattgataatacttaattattgtaatattttattgtaatcttagttttttattttctttatcaaGAGTTGTCTAACAAATGTTGTGCCACTATTTGTTGTCATTTTGCGgaaaaagcataaaattttatcatttactgTTGGTTTTCCGCTCTTGGTTTTTCATTTGGGAGAGAAACATAATTTTTAGTATCAACCATTGGGATGGGAGGATCCACAATTCATTTGATTTTTCCACTGCAGGCATGTCACAAAAATATACCCATTTTAGTTGATGCAGAAAGGAAAAGGGAAGGTTTGGATGATCTTCTGAAATTGGCTAGTTATGTTGTATGCTCTGCAAACTTTCCACAGGCAAGTTTATTATTTGATGAACTTGCATACATACTGGACTCTCTTTGCCGGGTATTATTTGAAATATGCAACTAGGTGTTCAAACCTATTATCCACCCCCTCCCCCCTTTTCAACGCAAAATAAtagaagataaaaaaataaaaaacctacCACGTCATTAGCATCTCTCCTGCTTTCTCTTTGTGGAGGAACTTATGATGTGCATGTCTCAGGTAATTCATAGATCCATTATTTTCACAGGGATGTCGAAATTTGACTACTTAACATTAAATCTGCACTGTTGCTCACTAGCTAAGTGTTTCTATTCTTCTTTTTGTGCTCCAACTGTGAAGTCCTTTCTTTTAATTAGAGCTGAGGAGAGAGAAGTGAGaaaaaaaggggggggggggggggtactGAAGATAGTTAGCCAGACTATTGGACTGGGTCCTTTGATGTCTGTTTCACTTTTGAGCACTCCTTATCATCTTTTAAACTTTTGAGGACATGTGAAGCTTAAGTTTAATCCTATCTGCCTTCAATATGCATCTGCTTGCTGCTGCAGAATTTAGCTTCTCAGGTAGTCTTAACTGAACACATGAATTGCTGATGTGGCAGCAATGGACCGAAGCACCATCTATTCCAAGTGCACTTGTTTCTATGCTTCTGAGGTTGCCAAATATTAAATTTGTCATTGTGACCTTGGGTGAAGATGGATGCATAATGCTTGAGAGAAGTACAATTGGTGAGTGTTTGTGACTTAATGCTGAGGAGGATGATCATGTAATTCATgttattattcttttttctgGTAGAGGCTCCTACAACAGAGGAAACTGATGTGAATAGTTTGTTAGAGTCACTGAATCAGAGAAAGGATGATACAATTTCCATCCCCAAATGTTTCTCGTCAGTAAGTTACTTTCTTGTTTCCTTTTTTCAGTATGGCAACAATCAGAACTCATGTTTTTCTCTTGAAAGTTTTGGCATCGAAAGTAAAAGAGGAAGCCTGGATTGATCTTATTTCTGTTTCTAACATCAGCAGCAAGACAAGACTCTTCCTATTCTTGTTGATCTTGGCCTGCTTTTGTTGGTCCCCCATGGCAGTGCAGTCAATGGTCTTTGATTATGAACAACATCTAATGTAGGACAGGTTTAGCTAACTTAGGAGCGTTATTAAGGCTCACTGTCATGAGAGGCGGCCCTCATACCACCACCATTTATTGATAAATGATTTCTGTAGGTAAATCAAATTGGAGGAAAACAATCGCATATGTGCTGTGTCAATAAAAGATTAAATGAATGCTCCTTCTCCAGCAACGGGATATTTCTTTATCAAGGATCATTGAGGATAACACAACTCTTCATATGTTTAGATATTAACTCGACTGCTTTGAAGATCCGCTGACCAATTTTGTGTATTTGTGCTTATGGATGTTTTACTATAATTGAatccttttcaatttttttacttGGACAACCTGAAATGAGTGCTGAACTGCAATGTTGTGTTGTTTGCAACTTTGTTGGACCACTGAAAGCGATTGATTAATAGTGTTTTCCTTACTAAGAGGCAAAGGTATTTGCGTATCCAACCAGCCAAAGAAATGATGATAAAAGTCATAAACTTGCTTATTTTCTGATATAAGCTCATTCAGCATCATATTGTTTGCATTTGATTAGAAATAATGTAGTTCTGCATCTTCTCTGTCCAGTCATTTACAAAGCTAAGAGCAAATGGGATAGGAACGATTAATGGCAGGTTGTTTGTGGGAACAGTGGAGAAGATACCTCCACCAGAACTTGTTGATACAACCGGTGCTGGAGATGCCTTTATTGGAGCAGTCCTTTATGGTATGTTTTATGCATGTGAAATTGTAAACAATTGTTCTTCTGTATGCATAAaggaaggggggggggggggggggactCTTACGTGTTTGGGCCCATATCTCCTTTCATAACTGTGCATGCGTCTTTGATTATCATTTTGTTTCAATTAATTACACGTGATTGATGTGGTCCTGGAGAATTTGGAACACTCATAATTCTTAATTGTCTTTCTTCTAGCTATCTGTGCCGACATGCCACCAGAGAAAATGTTGCCATTTGCTGCTCAAGTGGTAAGCATATCTCCTTGAAGAGGCAGTTAAACCTCCTCAAAAGCAATACCTTCAACTTTTCTCCCCCACCCCCAAAGCCCTTTCTTTAGTGGATCTAACAAGTTATGTATgacaatttttttattgtggGGCTGATTGCAGGCAGCTGCAAGCTGCAGAGCCTTAGGAGCTCGAACTGGTATTCCACACCGCTCAGACCCTCGCTTGGCACCTTTTCTAGATTAAAGTTCTCTAATCGTAAAATATCATCTCTAGCTGTGGCGTTTATGAGCCTTCGTTTTTTATATACATTGCCTTTGGCCCCTTTTTAGCAGTGGTTAGCTTGTtgtaatggtggtgagaagccaTTTTTCCATCTTAATGGTCCCCATTGTGCTTTGTAAATTATGAAA
This genomic interval from Manihot esculenta cultivar AM560-2 chromosome 12, M.esculenta_v8, whole genome shotgun sequence contains the following:
- the LOC110628572 gene encoding sulfofructose kinase isoform X1, with product MLFSHSTLPNATSPHPLACSRLRFSASSRLLSATATSSNVSAARFKMSSDSLPPLPESRIVLGCGGISVDFLAAVAAYPKPDDKIRSTSLKVQGGGNAGNAMTCAARLGLNPRIISKIADDSQGRSILEELEADGVNTSFLVVSKDGNSPFTYIIVDSQTKTRTCIHTPGYPPTVVHDLSQSSLLSALDGVRIVYSDGRLPEVALVVAQEACHKNIPILVDAERKREGLDDLLKLASYVVCSANFPQQWTEAPSIPSALVSMLLRLPNIKFVIVTLGEDGCIMLERSTIEAPTTEETDVNSLLESLNQRKDDTISIPKCFSSSFTKLRANGIGTINGRLFVGTVEKIPPPELVDTTGAGDAFIGAVLYAICADMPPEKMLPFAAQVAAASCRALGARTGIPHRSDPRLAPFLD
- the LOC110628572 gene encoding sulfofructose kinase isoform X2; the encoded protein is MLFSHSTLPNATSPHPLACSRLRFSASSRLLSATATSSNVSAARFKMSSDSLPPLPESRIVLGCGGISVDFLAAVAAYPKPDDKIRSTSLKVQGGGNAGNAMTCAARLGLNPRIISKIADDSQGRSILEELEADGVNTSFLVVSKDGNSPFTYIIVDSQTKTRTCIHTPGYPPTVVHDLSQSSLLSALDGVRIVYSDGRLPEVALVVAQEACHKNIPILVDAERKREGLDDLLKLASYVVCSANFPQQWTEAPSIPSALVSMLLRLPNIKFVIVTLGEDGCIMLERSTIEAPTTEETDVNSLLESLNQRKDDTISIPKCFSSVNQIGGKQSHMCCVNKRLNECSFSSNGIFLYQGSLRITQLFICLDINSTALKIR